From Xenopus tropicalis strain Nigerian chromosome 3, UCB_Xtro_10.0, whole genome shotgun sequence, the proteins below share one genomic window:
- the idh2 gene encoding isocitrate dehydrogenase [NADP], mitochondrial, with protein sequence MAGYLRAVSTICRASAAALGKNPGVLAPALSQQQLQQQRNYADKRIKVANPVVEMDGDEMTRIIWEFIKEKLILSNVDVELKYFDLGLPYRDQTNDQVTIDSALATLKYNVAVKCATITPDEARVEEFKLKKMWKSPNGTIRNILGGTVFRDPIICKNIPRLVPGWTQAITIGRHAHGDQYKATDFVVDQAGTFKLVFAPANGTATKEWEVFNFPAGGVGMGMYNTDESISGFAHSCFQYSIQKKWPLYLSTKNTILKAYDGRFKDIFQDIFEKHYKPEFDKLKIWYEHRLIDDMVAQVLKSTGGFVWACKNYDGDVQSDILAQGFGSLGLMTSVLVCPDGKTIEAEAAHGTVTRHYREHQKGRPTSTNPIASIFAWTRGLEHRGKLDGNQDLINFSLTLEKVCVETVESGIMTKDLAGCIHGGMSNVRLNEHYVNTTDFLDAIKNNLDKALGKN encoded by the exons ATGGCAGGCTACCTGCGAGCTGTTAGCACTATCTGCAGAGCATCCGCCGCCGCCTTGGGCAAGAACCCTGGCGTGCTCGCCCCGGCCCTCAGCCAGCAGCAACTGCAGCAGCAACGGAACT ATGCTGACAAGCGTATCAAGGTGGCCAATCCAGTTGTGGAGATGGACGGTGATGAGATGACCCGTATCATCTGGGAATTTATAAAAGAGAAG ttgatcCTGTCAAATGTAGATGTTGAGCTGAAATACTTTGATCTTGGGCTTCCGTATCGTGACCAAACAAATGACCAGGTCACCATAGACTCTGCACTGGCCACTCTGAAATACAATGTTGCTGTGAAATGTGCCACTATTACACCAGATGAGGCAAGAGTTGAAG AATTTAAGCTGAAAAAGATGTGGAAGAGTCCCAATGGAACGATCAGGAACATTTTGGGTGGAACAGTGTTCCGTGATCCAATTATTTGCAAGAATATTCCTCGTTTGGTACCTGGATGGACGCAAGCTATTACTATTGGCAGACATGCCCACGGAGACCAG TACAAAGCTACAGATTTTGTGGTCGATCAGGCTGGAACTTTCAAGTTAGTCTTTGCTCCGGCAAATGGAACTGCCACAAAGGAATGGGAAGTGTTCAACTTTCCTGCTGGAGGTGTCGGCATGGGCATGTACAACACAGATGAG TCCATCTCTGGGTTTGCACACAGCTGCTTTCAGTATTCCATACAGAAAAAGTGGCCCTTGTATTTGAGCACAAAGAACACTATTTTGAAGGCTTATGATGGCAGGTTTAAGGACATCTTCCAGGACATCTTTGAGAA GCATTACAAGCCAGAATTTGACAAACTGAAGATTTGGTATGAACACAGATTGATTGATGACATGGTTGCACAGGTTCTGAAATCTACCGGAGGCTTCGTTTGGGCTTGCAAGAACTATGATGGAGATGTTCAGTCAGATATTCTTGCTCAAG GCTTTGGTTCACTTGGTTTAATGACCTCGGTCCTGGTTTGCCCAGATGGAAAGACTATTGAAGCTGAAGCAGCTCATGGAACAGTCACTCGCCATTACAGGGAGCATCAAAAG GGAAGGCCAACAAGCACTAACCCTATTGCCAGTATTTTTGCATGGACAAGAGGCTTGGAACACAGAGGCAAGCTAGATGGAAACCAGGACCTAATTAA CTTCTCTTTAACACTTGAAAAGGTCTGTGTGGAGACTGTAGAAAGTGGCATCATGACAAAAGACTTGGCTGGCTGTATTCATGGAGGCATGAGCAA cgTTCGTCTTAATGAACATTATGTGAACACGACAGACTTTTTGGATGCAATTAAGAACAACCTCGACAAAGCTCTTGGGAAGAATTAA